The nucleotide sequence GCGGCGCACTCCTTCACCGGCATCGGCCAGCCGGTCCAGACGCAGCTGGACGTGTCGCGGCTCAGTGGCCTCATCAGCGTCGACGCGGAGCGCTCGCGGGCCTGGCTCGGCGCCGGAACCCGGCTGGGCGACGCGGTGCGCGCGCTGCACGACGCGGGGCTCGGGCTGTCGAACCAGGGCGACTACGACCGGCAGACGCTCGCCGGCGCCACCTCCACGGGGACGCACGGCACCGGCCTCGGGCTGACCGGGTTCGCCGGCATGGTGCGCGGCGTCGAGGTCGTGCTGGCCGACGGCAACCTGCTGCGCGTCACCGAGACCGAGAACGCCGAGCTGCTGCCGGCGATGTCGCTGAGCCTCGGCGCGCTCGGCGTCCTCACCGCCATCGAGTACCAGTGCGAGCCGCGCTACCTGCTGTCGGCACACGAGGGGCCAGCCCGCTTCGGCGCCGTCCTCGAGGAGCTCGACGAGCGGGTCGCGAGCGCCGACCACTTCGAGTTCTTCTGGTTCCCGGACACCGACCGGGTGCTCGCCAAGACCAACCGGCGCCATCGCGACGAGGCGCTGCGCGCGCCGCTGCCGGCCTGGAAGGACCGCCTGGACAACGACATCCTCTCCAACCGGGTGTTCGGCGTGGTCACCGCGCTGACCCGCCGGTTCCCGCGGCTGACCGCCCCGATCAACCAGGTCAGCGCGCGGGCCCTGTCGGAGAAGTCGTACACCGACTGGTCGCACGTCGTGTACCCCACCGAGCGCAACGTGCGGTTCTGCGAGTCGGAGTTCTCCGTGCCGCGGGCGGACGTCGTCGCCGTGCTGCGCCGGCTGGAGGCGTGGCACCGCGCGCACCGCTCGGCCACGCCGTTCCCCGTCGAGGTGCGCTTCACCGGCGCGGACGACCGGTGGCTGTCGACGTCGTACGACCGCGAGTCGGCGTACATCGCGGTGCACCAGGTCGCGGGGCGCCCGTACGAGGAGTACTTCCGCGCGTTCTGGGAGATCCTGCGCGACTACGAGGCGCGCCCGCACTGGGGGAAGCTGCACGAGCTCGCGGCGGCGGACCTGCGGCGGGTCTACCCGCGCTTCGACGACTTCGTCGCGGTGCGCGACCGGCTGGACCCGGCCCGGGTCTTCGCCAACCCCTACCTGGACCGCGTCCTCGGCCCGTGACCCTCTCCGATCCTGGTGCCGAGAGCCCGCTCCGCGGGTCACCGGTCGCACGACCGGGTGGGTAGGGTTCGGCGCATGATCGATGCG is from Cumulibacter manganitolerans and encodes:
- a CDS encoding D-arabinono-1,4-lactone oxidase; translated protein: MAEWTNWTGTSTASGIDVVRVRDVDHLRQVCAGASARGGRLKPIGAAHSFTGIGQPVQTQLDVSRLSGLISVDAERSRAWLGAGTRLGDAVRALHDAGLGLSNQGDYDRQTLAGATSTGTHGTGLGLTGFAGMVRGVEVVLADGNLLRVTETENAELLPAMSLSLGALGVLTAIEYQCEPRYLLSAHEGPARFGAVLEELDERVASADHFEFFWFPDTDRVLAKTNRRHRDEALRAPLPAWKDRLDNDILSNRVFGVVTALTRRFPRLTAPINQVSARALSEKSYTDWSHVVYPTERNVRFCESEFSVPRADVVAVLRRLEAWHRAHRSATPFPVEVRFTGADDRWLSTSYDRESAYIAVHQVAGRPYEEYFRAFWEILRDYEARPHWGKLHELAAADLRRVYPRFDDFVAVRDRLDPARVFANPYLDRVLGP